CGCGATTCATCCCGAGAAAATCGCCGAGGTCGTCTGCCGCACCGCCGAGGGGCCGGTGCACCGTCTCTGGGAGCCGCTCAAGGAAAAACAGCGGCCGGTCAGCGGCTACGGCGCCAAGTTCGCCCTGCCCTACAGCATCGCGATCATTCTGGTCCGCGGCAAGGCGGGCCTCGCGGAGTTCTCGGACGAAGCGATCCGCGAGGAGGAAGTATTAAAGATCGCCGACAAAGTCCGCTACGAACTCGATCCGACGATCGACTATCCGCGACACCTGTCGGGCCACGTGAAAATCAAGTTGAGCGACGGCACTATCCTGGAAGAAAACCAGCCCTATCCGCGCGGCGGCTTCGAGCTGCCGCTGCCGCCCGAGGACATCGAAGAAAAATTCCGCGCCAACGCGAGCCTCGCGATCGCCGGCGAAAAGGCGGAAGAGATCGTTTCCACGGTCCGAGCACTGGAGACGCTGCCGAAGATCGAGACGCTGGCAGATCTACTCACCACCTGACAAGACCGCTTCGCGGTCCTCAATCCCGCGAGATGCCGGCCAAAGGACGGATGCCGACGACGCTGAAAAACAACTCCTGAAGCGAAACATCCTCCGACGGCCAGACTTCGCGGAAACGGTTGAATAGAACGAAATAGAAGAAGAGCCGGCAGGTTGCGGACAAGAGAAAAAGGCTCAGCAATGGGTAGCCTTGCAGCGGCGGCAGCTTGGTCGCGAGAAAGCCGCCGAGAGACGCGCCCAAAAAAATCGCAGCGCCGTTCATGACGTGAAAATAGCTGATGCAGCGGACGCGCTTTTGCGGCGTCACGGCGTCGTAGATAAAGTTCGTCGCGCAGAGCGTGAAGCCGCTCCACACGAATCCCGCGAACATCTGGATCACAGCGAGATAAAGCACGTTTCGCGACACAAGCCAAAAAAGCGGAACGAGGCAGGCGAAGAATCCGCTCAATCGGAGCACGCGGACGTTTCCGACAGCGTCGGCGTGCCGCCCCCACAACGGCAAGGCGATGAGTCCAGCCATGGCCGACAAGACTTGCAACACCATGTAAGTCAGATAGCTGAATTGAAGATCGCGCAACATAAATACGGCGAAAAAAGGCGCCGATAGGTATGCCGAGAAAGTCATCATGGCCGCGAACGCGACGAACTTGACGAAG
The Candidatus Binatia bacterium DNA segment above includes these coding regions:
- a CDS encoding MmgE/PrpD family protein, whose translation is AIHPEKIAEVVCRTAEGPVHRLWEPLKEKQRPVSGYGAKFALPYSIAIILVRGKAGLAEFSDEAIREEEVLKIADKVRYELDPTIDYPRHLSGHVKIKLSDGTILEENQPYPRGGFELPLPPEDIEEKFRANASLAIAGEKAEEIVSTVRALETLPKIETLADLLTT
- a CDS encoding MFS transporter, whose amino-acid sequence is MSGVTDQYFIPFALVLGATAQQVGWVSGLPNFFGSLSQLFAVQAVRRLGGRLKLIVGTVSIQAALLFCIALLAWADIPSPVELFLVLLVLFVVSGALAGPAWGSLMTDYIPNRKRGRYFGWRNRILGMVHVGSMVAAGLLLYWTEKFSAVAGFLIIFAAGALARFVSAAYIARMKDVPQKRDPASDFTFYMFLARFRESNFVKFVAFAAMMTFSAYLSAPFFAVFMLRDLQFSYLTYMVLQVLSAMAGLIALPLWGRHADAVGNVRVLRLSGFFACLVPLFWLVSRNVLYLAVIQMFAGFVWSGFTLCATNFIYDAVTPQKRVRCISYFHVMNGAAIFLGASLGGFLATKLPPLQGYPLLSLFLLSATCRLFFYFVLFNRFREVWPSEDVSLQELFFSVVGIRPLAGISRD